Proteins found in one Plasmodium knowlesi strain H genome assembly, chromosome: 12 genomic segment:
- a CDS encoding cytochrome c oxidase assembly protein COX11, putative, with protein sequence MSAIKRILSRLRMNRTNKAKNNFLVLEKKEKLETPYLYLSLSACMLGLSFAFVPLYQLFCQSTGYGGTIQNQIDIRKMLEKKKANNKNRLIEVNFTSQSNMPWVFEPEQKKIIVKPGETVLAFYKAKNLLDKPIIGIALYHVLPDEAGLYFNKIQCFCFEEQMLNANEEIDLPVLFFIDPDILNDSRLKNLEKITLSYIFFESDSEIPEEYKHLSRAIAPKKKPEIQVI encoded by the coding sequence atgagcgCTATAAAAAGGATTTTGAGCAGGCTGCGCatgaacagaacaaacaAGGCGAAGAACAATTTCCTggtgttagaaaaaaaagaaaaattggaaacgCCATACTTATATCTGTCCCTATCCGCCTGCATGCTTGGGTTATCCTTTGCCTTTGTCCCATTGTACCAGTTGTTTTGCCAATCAACTGGATACGGTGGAACCATACAAAATCAAATTGACATCAGAAAAatgttggagaaaaaaaaggcaaataaTAAGAACAGATTAATTGAAGTAAACTTTACCAGTCAGTCTAATATGCCATGGGTGTTCGAAccagaacagaaaaaaataattgtaaAACCTGGGGAAACGGTGTTAGCATTTTATAAGGCAAAGAATTTGCTTGACAAACCAATTATAGGAATAGCTCTGTACCATGTGCTCCCTGACGAGGCAGGTTTATACTTCAATAAAATTCAGTGCTTTTGCTTTGAAGAACAGATGCTAAatgcaaatgaagaaattgatttgccagttttgttttttatcgATCCagacattttaaatgattctagattaaaaaatttggagaaaattaccttgtcatatattttttttgagtcAGACTCGGAAATCCCCGAGGAATATAAGCACCTTTCAAGGGCAATCGCGCCGAAGAAGAAACCCGAAATTCAAGTCATTTGA